A section of the Anabaena cylindrica PCC 7122 genome encodes:
- a CDS encoding ATP-binding protein, which translates to MLTIVQQDHLTVKSDLKLLNQVQQWFEKFCLQYLTQYGWSESQLYRLNLALAEGFTNAVRHAHRSLPPDITIDIEVSLWIDRLEMRIWDYGKPFNPDAIIEPEPGTLQVGGYGWFLLRRLADHVVYERDADNRNCLLIVKYCLEGQH; encoded by the coding sequence ATGCTTACCATAGTGCAGCAAGACCATCTGACGGTAAAGAGCGATCTGAAGCTCCTAAACCAGGTGCAACAATGGTTTGAAAAATTCTGTCTGCAATATTTAACTCAATACGGCTGGTCAGAAAGCCAACTCTATCGCCTCAATTTAGCATTAGCAGAAGGCTTTACCAACGCAGTTCGCCACGCTCATCGTTCTTTACCACCAGATATAACGATAGATATCGAAGTGAGTCTATGGATTGACCGACTAGAAATGAGAATTTGGGATTATGGAAAACCATTTAATCCTGATGCGATTATTGAGCCAGAGCCGGGTACTCTACAAGTAGGTGGGTATGGATGGTTTCTCCTCCGACGCTTGGCAGATCACGTTGTTTATGAACGTGATGCTGATAACAGGAATTGTCTACTGATTGTCAAATATTGTCTGGAAGGGCAACATTAG
- the petD gene encoding cytochrome b6-f complex subunit IV, giving the protein MSTQKKPDLSDPQLRAKLAKGMGHNYYGEPAWPNDLLYVFPIVIMGSFACIVALAVLDPAMTGEPANPFATPLEILPEWYLYPVFQILRSLPNKLLGVLAMAAVPLGLILVPFIENVNKFQNPFRRPVATTVFLFGTFVTIWLGIGAALPLDKSLTLGLF; this is encoded by the coding sequence ATGTCAACGCAAAAAAAACCGGATCTCAGTGATCCTCAGTTAAGAGCCAAACTTGCCAAAGGCATGGGTCACAACTATTATGGTGAACCCGCTTGGCCTAATGATTTGCTTTACGTGTTCCCAATCGTGATTATGGGTTCATTCGCTTGTATTGTCGCTCTAGCAGTCCTAGATCCCGCCATGACTGGTGAACCAGCGAATCCCTTTGCTACCCCCTTGGAAATTTTGCCAGAGTGGTATCTATATCCCGTTTTCCAGATTTTACGCTCCCTTCCTAACAAACTGTTAGGAGTATTGGCAATGGCAGCCGTACCCTTGGGTCTGATTCTCGTTCCCTTCATTGAGAACGTGAATAAGTTCCAAAACCCCTTCCGTCGTCCAGTAGCAACAACAGTATTTTTGTTTGGTACTTTTGTAACTATCTGGTTAGGTATTGGTGCTGCATTGCCATTAGATAAATCTCTGACTTTGGGACTGTTCTAA
- the petB gene encoding cytochrome b6 yields the protein MANVYDWFEERLDLEALAEDVTSKYVPPHVNIFYCLGGITLVCFLIQFATGFAMTFYYKPTVAEAYSSVQYIMNEVNFGWLIRSIHRWSASMMVLMMILHVFRVYLTGGFKKPRELTWVSGVILAVITVSFGVTGYSLPWDQVGYWAVKIVSGVPEAIPVVGVLISDLLRGGSSVGQATLTRYYSAHTFVLPWLIAVFMLFHFLMIRKQGISGPL from the coding sequence ATGGCCAACGTTTATGACTGGTTTGAGGAACGCTTAGACCTTGAAGCGCTCGCTGAAGATGTAACCAGTAAGTACGTCCCTCCCCACGTCAACATTTTTTACTGTCTAGGTGGAATCACCCTCGTTTGCTTCCTCATCCAGTTTGCTACTGGATTTGCGATGACATTCTACTACAAGCCCACAGTAGCTGAAGCTTATTCCTCCGTTCAGTACATCATGAATGAAGTCAACTTCGGCTGGCTAATTCGCTCCATTCACCGCTGGTCAGCCAGCATGATGGTACTAATGATGATTCTGCACGTCTTCCGAGTTTATCTAACCGGTGGTTTCAAAAAACCCCGCGAACTAACTTGGGTAAGTGGTGTCATCCTCGCTGTCATCACAGTTTCCTTCGGTGTGACTGGTTACTCCCTACCTTGGGATCAAGTTGGTTACTGGGCTGTAAAAATCGTTAGTGGTGTACCCGAAGCAATTCCCGTAGTTGGGGTTCTAATTTCTGACCTACTACGTGGTGGTTCTAGCGTCGGTCAAGCGACCCTAACCCGCTACTATAGCGCCCACACCTTTGTTCTACCTTGGTTGATTGCAGTATTCATGCTGTTCCACTTCTTGATGATCCGCAAACAAGGTATTTCTGGGCCTTTGTAA
- the ctpA gene encoding carboxyl-terminal processing protease CtpA, giving the protein MNKKVFRWGFSLLLGFCLIFGAFISPAIALTQEQKLVSEVWRIVNRSYLDETFNHQNWSDVRQQALKKPLLNDQAAYTAIQKMLKSLDDPFTRFLDPEQYRSLQVNTSGELTGVGLQIALNPQTGILEVITPIEGSPAEKAGLRPRDRILKIEGLSTENLTLDEAASRMRGPIGSVVSLLIGREGETDQEIILMRDRIELNPVVADLRLSPQGKPIGYLRLTQFNANAAMELAHAISSLEKKGAVAYILDLRNNPGGLLQAGIEVARQWLDSGTIVYTVNRQGIQGNFEASGQALTPDPLVILVNQGTASASEILAGALQDNGRAQLVGETTFGKGLIQSLFELSDGSGLAVTIAKYETPNHRDINKLGIKPDTVITQTPITRDQIATEADSQYQAAVELLTKNLVVAGSQ; this is encoded by the coding sequence ATGAATAAAAAGGTTTTTAGGTGGGGATTTTCCTTGCTATTGGGTTTTTGCTTGATTTTTGGGGCATTCATCTCACCTGCGATCGCTTTGACTCAGGAGCAAAAGCTGGTTTCTGAGGTTTGGCGAATTGTTAATCGCTCTTATCTGGATGAGACGTTTAATCATCAAAACTGGTCGGATGTGCGGCAACAGGCTCTAAAGAAGCCGCTGCTAAATGACCAGGCAGCATACACGGCAATTCAGAAGATGCTGAAAAGCCTTGATGATCCTTTTACTAGGTTTCTAGACCCGGAGCAGTACCGCAGTTTGCAAGTTAATACTTCTGGTGAACTGACGGGTGTGGGTTTACAAATTGCCCTCAATCCCCAAACGGGTATTTTGGAGGTAATTACACCTATTGAGGGTTCGCCGGCAGAGAAGGCAGGTTTAAGACCACGCGATCGCATTTTGAAGATTGAAGGATTATCTACAGAAAATCTGACTCTTGATGAAGCTGCGTCCCGAATGCGCGGTCCTATCGGCAGTGTAGTATCACTTTTGATTGGCCGAGAGGGAGAAACAGACCAGGAAATTATCTTGATGCGCGATCGCATTGAACTTAATCCTGTTGTAGCTGATTTGCGTTTATCCCCCCAAGGAAAACCCATTGGCTACCTGCGTCTCACTCAATTTAATGCTAATGCAGCTATGGAGTTAGCACACGCTATTTCTAGTTTAGAAAAAAAAGGCGCGGTTGCCTATATCCTCGATTTGCGAAATAATCCAGGGGGTTTATTACAAGCGGGCATTGAAGTTGCTCGTCAGTGGTTAGATTCCGGCACAATTGTCTACACGGTCAATCGTCAAGGTATTCAGGGCAATTTTGAAGCCTCTGGACAAGCTTTAACACCAGACCCATTAGTAATATTGGTGAATCAAGGGACTGCTAGTGCTAGTGAGATTCTGGCCGGTGCGCTGCAAGATAACGGTCGCGCCCAGTTAGTAGGTGAAACTACTTTTGGTAAAGGTCTAATTCAATCGTTATTTGAATTATCCGATGGTTCTGGATTGGCAGTGACAATTGCTAAATATGAAACTCCCAACCATCGAGACATTAACAAACTAGGTATTAAGCCAGACACGGTAATTACCCAAACACCAATTACCCGTGACCAAATTGCCACAGAAGCAGATAGCCAATATCAAGCCGCTGTGGAATTGTTGACCAAAAATTTGGTAGTAGCTGGTTCGCAGTGA